In Methanosphaera sp. ISO3-F5, a genomic segment contains:
- the porB gene encoding pyruvate synthase subunit PorB, protein MKGVDEKEYLAPGHRACAGCGATIAARLALKALGENTIAVSATGCLEVITTPYPETAWEIPWIHVAFENASAVASGVEGALKAQGKEDTNIVVFGGDGGTTDIGMQSLSGAMERGQNIIYICYDNEAYMNTGIQRSSSTPYGASTTTSPAGKESFGEDKFKKNMAAIMVAHGVPYVATACISHPQDLMAKVKKAAETPGPAYIHVLQPCATGWGYSPDKTVKLGKLAVDTHMWLLYEAVNGQIEVTVKPSQKLPVEEYLKAQKRFRHLDEEHIEIIQKFVDGQSKQFGLTE, encoded by the coding sequence ATGAAAGGAGTAGACGAAAAAGAATACCTAGCACCAGGACACCGTGCATGTGCAGGATGTGGAGCAACAATAGCAGCAAGACTAGCACTCAAAGCACTAGGTGAAAACACCATAGCAGTATCTGCAACAGGATGTCTAGAAGTAATCACAACACCTTATCCAGAAACTGCATGGGAAATACCATGGATCCACGTAGCATTCGAAAACGCATCAGCAGTAGCAAGCGGAGTAGAAGGAGCACTCAAAGCACAAGGAAAAGAAGACACCAACATAGTAGTATTCGGAGGAGATGGAGGAACAACAGACATAGGTATGCAATCATTATCAGGAGCAATGGAAAGAGGACAAAACATCATCTACATATGTTACGATAACGAAGCATACATGAACACAGGTATACAAAGAAGTAGTTCAACACCGTACGGAGCAAGCACAACAACATCCCCAGCAGGAAAAGAAAGCTTCGGTGAAGACAAATTCAAGAAAAACATGGCAGCAATCATGGTCGCACACGGAGTACCATACGTAGCAACAGCATGTATATCACACCCACAAGACCTAATGGCAAAAGTCAAAAAAGCAGCAGAAACACCAGGACCAGCATACATCCACGTACTACAACCATGTGCAACAGGATGGGGTTACTCACCAGACAAAACAGTAAAACTCGGAAAACTCGCAGTAGACACACACATGTGGCTACTATACGAAGCAGTAAACGGACAAATAGAAGTAACAGTAAAACCAAGCCAAAAACTACCAGTCGAAGAATACCTCAAAGCACAAAAAAGATTCAGACACTTAGATGAAGAACACATAGAAATAATCCAAAAATTTGTTGACGGACAAAGTAAACAATTCGGATTAACAGAATAA